A genomic window from Sceloporus undulatus isolate JIND9_A2432 ecotype Alabama chromosome 9, SceUnd_v1.1, whole genome shotgun sequence includes:
- the ANKRD34A gene encoding ankyrin repeat domain-containing protein 34A — protein MVHTEGSALLKAVWQGKFRLTRLLLEGGAYINEGNTQGETPLIAACVAPYEDPRNKPRMVRYLLENGADPNIPDKTGKSALMHACAGGAGAEVATVLLDHGADPSAKDYSGASALVYAINKGDRATLQVLLDACKAKGKEVIIITTDTSPSGTKKTKQYLNSPPSPGVEEKRSPALCMSPSDIELRTAQSPGASEKEEERDVFNFTMATRIGCAALPHAKSKEVEEKALGLPPKGRPKPLKRLNSEPWGLVAPSALAGSHQEKARTPEDRMTAEMNGLSISKRPPLSRRHSMEGQESSSCFKMAGNQALEDEQASSLEASWAEKVHISHLHQSLARRNTAPETQEGIQGAGQRGPAHPKLNCLEHPESDSLCPDSIPGSPDSGRVSIERKKYNISPLTLPSSSSRESLENIPNAVSPITMRRRAPSLLERRGSGTMLLDHLAHSRPGFLPPLHLNPHPPLRDLRSNGKPSSPAHKGLFPVAPSSPKGKRLLRRHSMQTEQMKQLVTFQTLLAQGDSVAS, from the coding sequence ATGGTCCACACCGAAGGCAGTGCCCTTTTGAAGGCCGTCTGGCAGGGCAAGTTCCGCCTCACCCGCCTCCTCCTGGAAGGAGGTGCCTACATCAACGAAGGCAACACTCAGGGTGAGACCCCCCTCATCGCCGCCTGCGTGGCGCCCTACGAAGACCCCCGGAACAAGCCCCGCATGGTGCGCTACCTCCTGGAGAACGGGGCCGACCCAAACATCCCTGACAAAACGGGGAAGTCCGCCCTGATGCATGCCTGCGCCGGTGGGGCCGGTGCGGAGGTGGCCACGGTGCTTCTGGACCACGGGGCTGACCCCAGCGCCAAGGACTATTCGGGGGCATCGGCCTTAGTCTATGCCATCAACAAGGGTGACCGGGCAACGCTGCAGGTGCTCCTGGACGCTTGCAAAGCCAAAGGCAAGGaggtcatcatcatcacaacGGACACCTCCCCGTCTGGCACCAAGAAGACCAAGCAGTACTTGAATTCGCCTCCGTCGCCAGGAGTGGAGGAGAAACGCTCGCCGGCCTTGTGCATGTCACCCTCAGACATTGAGCTGAGGACCGCTCAGTCTCCAGGAGCCAgcgagaaggaagaggagagggacgTCTTCAACTTCACCATGGCCACCAGGATTGGCTGTGCCGCACTTCCGCACGCCAAAAGCAAAGAGGTAGAAGAGAAAGCCCTGGGGCTGCCTCCCAAAGGTCGACCCAAACCACTGAAGAGGTTGAACTCTGAGCCGTGGGGTTTGGTGGCTCCTTCTGCCTTGGCTGGGTCCCACCAAGAGAAAGCCCGGACCCCAGAAGACCGGATGACGGCGGAGATGAATGGCCTGAGCATCTCCAAAAGGCCTCCGTTGTCTCGCCGGCACAGTATGGAAGGCCAGGAGTCCTCCTCCTGCTTCAAAATGGCTGGCAACCAGGCCTTGGAGGATGAGCAAGCCTCCAGCCTAGAAGCCTCCTGGGCTGAGAAGGTCCACATCAGCCACCTCCACCAGTCGCTTGCTCGGCGCAACACGGCTCCCGAAACCCAAGAAGGCATCCAAGGTGCTGGTCAGCGGGGTCCAGCACACCCCAAGCTGAACTGCTTGGAGCACCCCGAGTCTGACTCGCTGTGTCCCGACTCCATCCCAGGTTCCCCCGACTCCGGCCGGGTGTCCATAGAGAGGAAGAAGTACAACATTTCCCCCTTGACCCTACCATCCAGTTCCTCCCGGGAGAGCTTGGAGAACATCCCAAACGCCGTCTCCCCGATCACTATGCGTCGCCGGGCTCCCAGCCTCCTCGAACGGAGGGGCTCCGGGACGATGTTGCTGGACCACCTCGCCCATAGTCGGCCGGGCTTCCTGCCTCCGCTCCATTTGAACCCACATCCTCCGCTTCGTGACCTCCGGTCCAACGGGAAGCCCTCCTCTCCGGCGCACAAGGGGCTCTTCCCCGTGGCCCCTTCTTCTCCGAAGGGCAAACGGCTGCTCCGGAGGCACTCCATGCAAACGGAGCAGATGAAGCAGCTAGTCACTTTCCAGACCCTCCTGGCCCAAGGCGACTCGGTGGCCAGCTAG